A single region of the Drosophila takahashii strain IR98-3 E-12201 chromosome 2R, DtakHiC1v2, whole genome shotgun sequence genome encodes:
- the LOC108061929 gene encoding aldo-keto reductase family 1 member B1: MTNLAPTIRLNNGREMPILGLGTWKSFESDAYHSTRHALDVGYRHLDTAFVYENEAEVGQAIAEKIAEGVVTRDQVFVTTKLGGIHHDTGLVERACRLSLSNLGLEYVDLYLMHMPVGQKFHNDSNVHGTLELTDVDYLDTWREMEKLVDLGLARSIGLSNFNAAQTERVLANCRIKPVVNQVECHPGFQQQKLREHAKSHGLVICAYCPLARPQPSRQWPPFIYDEHAQQLAKKYGKSTAQICLRYLVQLGVVPLPKSSNKARIEENFGVFDFELSPEDVASMEQYHTGQRTVPFSGMAGHKYYPFHAEF, encoded by the coding sequence ATGACCAATCTGGCTCCCACCATCCGGCTAAACAATGGGCGCGAGATGCCGATCTTGGGTTTGGGCACCTGGAAGTCCTTCGAGTCGGACGCCTACCACTCGACGCGCCACGCCCTCGACGTGGGCTACCGGCACCTGGACACCGCCTTCGTCTACGAGAACGAGGCGGAGGTGGGCCAGGCGATCGCCGAGAAGATCGCCGAGGGAGTGGTGACCCGCGACCAGGTCTTCGTGACCACCAAGCTGGGCGGGATCCACCACGACACCGGGCTGGTGGAGCGCGCCTGCCGCCTCAGCCTGAGCAACCTGGGCCTGGAGTACGTGGACCTCTATCTGATGCACATGCCCGTGGGCCAGAAGTTCCACAACGACAGCAACGTGCACGGCACCCTGGAGCTGACGGACGTGGACTACCTGGACACCTGGCGCGAGATGGAGAAGCTGGTGGATCTGGGCCTGGCGCGCAGCATCGGCCTGTCCAACTTCAATGCCGCCCAGACGGAGCGCGTGCTGGCCAATTGCCGCATCAAGCCGGTGGTCAACCAGGTGGAGTGCCACCCGGGATTCCAGCAGCAGAAGCTGCGGGAGCATGCCAAGAGCCACGGCCTGGTCATCTGCGCCTACTGCCCCCTGGCCCGCCCACAGCCCTCTCGGCAGTGGCCACCCTTCATCTACGACGAGCACGCCCAGCAGCTGGCCAAGAAGTACGGAAAGTCCACGGCCCAGATCTGCCTGCGGTACCTGGTCCAGCTAGGGGTGGTGCCGCTGCCCAAGTCCTCGAACAAGGCCCGCATCGAGGAGAACTTCGGGGTCTTCGACTTCGAGCTGAGTCCGGAGGACGTCGCCAGCATGGAGCAGTATCACACGGGTCAGCGCACGGTGCCCTTCTCCGGGATGGCCGGGCACAAGTACTATCCGTTCCACGCCGAGTTCTAG
- the Epac gene encoding rap guanine nucleotide exchange factor 4 isoform X4, with the protein MNDIFTNCKLKNGFGPSVQTAAAATSPTKRPLSPDHPNPALPITETPSPAMNRMGWALRTLLVADNSSCLKDRKVSGKLIRKCAPGTELVDWLVNLAPIVHTRAQAAGMWQALVEEGVLAHVNKEQPFKDKCFLYRFRLDEEGGTAAAGVPQAEDLGAANEHIREALSALFQRGPDATLRMILRKPSHERTSEELELVFEELVHIAALSHLSTSIKRELSSIFVFEAHAQAGTILFNQGDEGRSWYILLKGSVDVVIHGKGTVATLKTGDDFGKLALINDAPRAATIVLKENNCHLLRVDKEHFNRILRDVEANTLRLQEHGKDVLVLERVAKQRGQHSAFKYTVMSGTPAKMLEHLLETRLGQSVGGMDPFLDDFLLTHIVFMPVVQLVDELANYFHCDAHEDAQTPEDREYIINFKKRVIQFMQKWVMAVRHAAFEEPSVCDFIEDLAAEVEADPDLNEETSIVHNVLTQMARYQEDRNQNAGQKWKLPPNGQPICLFSGNATPAKTVIRPDDDIIFRVYCADHTYCTLRFPMHTTAELIKACAADKLQLNRGPEDLVLVEVKSNGERSVFKDNDVSIPTGLSLNGRLFVSVKDHLDALTQLQEQECPTEGVDIDLEILSTKELAYHITLFEWDLFWAVHEYELLYHTFGRHHFGKITANLDVFLRRFNEVQYWIVTELVSTPSLSKRVGLVRKFIKLAAYCKEYQNLNAFFAVVMGLSNMAVSRLQQTWEKIPSKFRKIFQEFEALIDPSRNHRAYRVFVGKLQPPLIPFMPLLLKDMTFAHEGNKTSLDGLVNFEKMHMMAQTMRTIRFCRSRSLGLEPPSPKSEGEVRTYISSFRVIDNQRVLTAMSQKVEPTRKL; encoded by the exons ATGAATGACATATTCACCAATTGCAAATTAAAGAACG GTTTTGGACCAAGTGTGCAGACAGCAGCGGCGGCCACATCGCCCACAAAAAGACCCCTCAGTCCCGACCATCCGAACCCAGCGCTGCCCATTACTgag aCGCCGAGTCCTGCTATGAACCGCATGGGCTGGGCCCTAAGAACTCTACTCGTCGCCGACAATTCGAGCTGTCTGAAGGATCGCAAG GTCTCTGGAAAGCTAATCCGCAAGTGCGCCCCTGGCACCGAGCTCGTCGACTGGCTGGTCAACCTAGCGCCCATCGTCCACACCCGCGCCCAAGCGGCTGGCATGTGGCAGGCTCTCGTCGAGGAAGGAGTTCTCGCACACG TTAACAAGGAGCAGCCCTTCAAGGACAAGTGCTTTCTGTACCGCTTTCGCCTCGACGAGGAAGGCGGGACGGCGGCAGCGGGCGTGCCCCAGGCGGAGGATCTCGGAGCGGCCAACGAACACATCCGCGAGGCTCTGAGCGCTCTTTTCCAGCGCGGACCGGACGCCACGCTGCGTATGATATTGCGCAAACC CTCGCACGAACGGACATcggaggagctggagctggTTTTCGAGGAACTGGTCCACATTGCCGCACTCTCCCACTTATCGACCAGCATCAAGCGGGAGCTGTCGTCGATTTTCGTGTTCGAGGCTCATGCCCAGGCGGGCACTATAT TATTCAATCAAGGCGACGAAGGACGCTCCTGGTACATCTTACTCAAGGGATCTGTGGACGTTGTGATACACGGCAAGGGAACCGTTGCCACTCTGAAGACTGGGGACGATTTCGGGAAGCTGGCCTTGATAAACGACGCACCCAG AGCTGCTACCATCGTACTCAAGGAGAACAATTGCCACTTGCTGCGCGTGGACAAGGAACACTTCAACCGGATACTCCGCGATGTGGAGGCCAATACCCTGAGATTGCAGGAGCACGGCAAGGATGTTTTAGTGCTCGAGCGCGTGGCCAAGCAACGTGGACAGCATTCGGCATTCAA ATACACGGTTATGTCGGGCACCCCGGCCAAGATGCTGGAGCACCTGCTGGAGACGCGACTGGGCCAGTCGGTGGGCGGAATGGACCCCTTTCTGGACGACTTTCTGCTCACGCACATTGTATTCATGCCCGTCGTGCAGCTGGTTGATGAATTGGCCAATTA CTTCCATTGCGATGCCCATGAGGACGCCCAGACACCCGAGGATCGTGAGTATATAATCAACTTCAAGAAGCGCGTGATCCAGTTCATGCAGAAGTGGGTCATGGCCGTGCGCCACGCCGCCTTCGAGGAGCCCAGCGTCTGCGACTTCATCGAGGACCTGGCCGCCGAGGTAGAGGCCGACCCCGACCTGAACGAGGAGACCAGCATAGTGCACAACGTGCTCACCCAGATGGCGCGCTACCAGGAGGACCGCAACCAGAACGCCGGCCAGAAGTGGAAGCTGCCGCCCAACGGACAGCCCATCTGCCTCTTCAGCGGCAATGCGACGCCGGCCAAGACGGTCATTCGGCCAGACGATGACA tcATATTCCGCGTCTATTGTGCCGACCACACCTACTGTACCCTGCGATTCCCCATGCACACCACGGCGGAGCTTATTAAGGCGTGCGCCGCCGACAAGTTGCAGCTAAACCGGGGTCCCGAGGACCTCGTCCTCGTCGAAGTCAAGTCGAACGGAGAGCGCTCCGTGTTCAAGGACAACGATGTCAGCATACCGACGGGCCTGTCGCTCAACGGCCGCTTATTTGTCTCCGTCAAGGATCACCTAGATGCCTTG ACCCAGCTGCAGGAGCAGGAATGCCCCACTGAGGGCGTGGACATCGATCTGGAGATACTGAGCACCAAGGAGCTGGCCTACCACATCACCCTCTTCGAGTGGGACCTCTTCTGGGCCGTCCATGAATACGAGTTGCTCTACCACACCTTCGGGCGTCATCACTTTGGCAAG ATCACTGCCAACTTGGATGTCTTCCTGCGACGCTTCAACGAGGTTCAGTACTGGATTGTCACCGAACTGGTATCGACGCCCAGCCTGAGTAAACGTGTGGGTCTGGTCCGGAAGTTTATCAAGCTGGCCGCCTA CTGCAAGGAGTACCAGAATCTGAACGCCTTCTTCGCCGTGGTAATGGGCCTCTCAAACATGGCGGTGTCCCGGCTGCAACAGACCTGGGAGAAGATCCCCTCGAAGTTCCGGAAGATCTTCCAGGAGTTCGAGGCCCTTATCGACCCCAGTCGCAACCACAGGGCGTACCGCGTGTTTGTGGGCAAGTTGCAGCCGCCGCTGATTCCGTTCATGCCGCTGCTGCTCAAGGACATGACCTTCGCCCACGAGGGCAACAAGACCAGCCTGGACGGCCTGGTGAACTTCGAGAAGATGCACATGATGGCCCAGACGATGCGCACCATCCGCTTCTGTCGCTCCAGGAGTCTGG GTCTGGAGCCGCCGTCGCCGAAGAGCGAGGGCGAGGTGAGGACGTACATCAGCAGCTTCCGCGTCATCGACAACCAGCGGGTGCTCACCGCCATGTCCCAGAAGGTGGAGCCCACCCGGAAGCTCTAA
- the Epac gene encoding rap guanine nucleotide exchange factor 4 isoform X3: MLFRRSCTYNVEQSTRHYAKSAVTLCNLGVGATFGESVLHDLPRDSTVVTKTTCELLRVEQQDFRLIWEKNKELMNDIFTNCKLKNGFGPSVQTAAAATSPTKRPLSPDHPNPALPITETPSPAMNRMGWALRTLLVADNSSCLKDRKVSGKLIRKCAPGTELVDWLVNLAPIVHTRAQAAGMWQALVEEGVLAHVNKEQPFKDKCFLYRFRLDEEGGTAAAGVPQAEDLGAANEHIREALSALFQRGPDATLRMILRKPSHERTSEELELVFEELVHIAALSHLSTSIKRELSSIFVFEAHAQAGTILFNQGDEGRSWYILLKGSVDVVIHGKGTVATLKTGDDFGKLALINDAPRAATIVLKENNCHLLRVDKEHFNRILRDVEANTLRLQEHGKDVLVLERVAKQRGQHSAFKYTVMSGTPAKMLEHLLETRLGQSVGGMDPFLDDFLLTHIVFMPVVQLVDELANYFHCDAHEDAQTPEDREYIINFKKRVIQFMQKWVMAVRHAAFEEPSVCDFIEDLAAEVEADPDLNEETSIVHNVLTQMARYQEDRNQNAGQKWKLPPNGQPICLFSGNATPAKTVIRPDDDIIFRVYCADHTYCTLRFPMHTTAELIKACAADKLQLNRGPEDLVLVEVKSNGERSVFKDNDVSIPTGLSLNGRLFVSVKDHLDALTQLQEQECPTEGVDIDLEILSTKELAYHITLFEWDLFWAVHEYELLYHTFGRHHFGKITANLDVFLRRFNEVQYWIVTELVSTPSLSKRVGLVRKFIKLAAYCKEYQNLNAFFAVVMGLSNMAVSRLQQTWEKIPSKFRKIFQEFEALIDPSRNHRAYRVFVGKLQPPLIPFMPLLLKDMTFAHEGNKTSLDGLVNFEKMHMMAQTMRTIRFCRSRSLGLEPPSPKSEGEVRTYISSFRVIDNQRVLTAMSQKVEPTRKL, from the exons AAAAACAAGGAGTTGATGAATGACATATTCACCAATTGCAAATTAAAGAACG GTTTTGGACCAAGTGTGCAGACAGCAGCGGCGGCCACATCGCCCACAAAAAGACCCCTCAGTCCCGACCATCCGAACCCAGCGCTGCCCATTACTgag aCGCCGAGTCCTGCTATGAACCGCATGGGCTGGGCCCTAAGAACTCTACTCGTCGCCGACAATTCGAGCTGTCTGAAGGATCGCAAG GTCTCTGGAAAGCTAATCCGCAAGTGCGCCCCTGGCACCGAGCTCGTCGACTGGCTGGTCAACCTAGCGCCCATCGTCCACACCCGCGCCCAAGCGGCTGGCATGTGGCAGGCTCTCGTCGAGGAAGGAGTTCTCGCACACG TTAACAAGGAGCAGCCCTTCAAGGACAAGTGCTTTCTGTACCGCTTTCGCCTCGACGAGGAAGGCGGGACGGCGGCAGCGGGCGTGCCCCAGGCGGAGGATCTCGGAGCGGCCAACGAACACATCCGCGAGGCTCTGAGCGCTCTTTTCCAGCGCGGACCGGACGCCACGCTGCGTATGATATTGCGCAAACC CTCGCACGAACGGACATcggaggagctggagctggTTTTCGAGGAACTGGTCCACATTGCCGCACTCTCCCACTTATCGACCAGCATCAAGCGGGAGCTGTCGTCGATTTTCGTGTTCGAGGCTCATGCCCAGGCGGGCACTATAT TATTCAATCAAGGCGACGAAGGACGCTCCTGGTACATCTTACTCAAGGGATCTGTGGACGTTGTGATACACGGCAAGGGAACCGTTGCCACTCTGAAGACTGGGGACGATTTCGGGAAGCTGGCCTTGATAAACGACGCACCCAG AGCTGCTACCATCGTACTCAAGGAGAACAATTGCCACTTGCTGCGCGTGGACAAGGAACACTTCAACCGGATACTCCGCGATGTGGAGGCCAATACCCTGAGATTGCAGGAGCACGGCAAGGATGTTTTAGTGCTCGAGCGCGTGGCCAAGCAACGTGGACAGCATTCGGCATTCAA ATACACGGTTATGTCGGGCACCCCGGCCAAGATGCTGGAGCACCTGCTGGAGACGCGACTGGGCCAGTCGGTGGGCGGAATGGACCCCTTTCTGGACGACTTTCTGCTCACGCACATTGTATTCATGCCCGTCGTGCAGCTGGTTGATGAATTGGCCAATTA CTTCCATTGCGATGCCCATGAGGACGCCCAGACACCCGAGGATCGTGAGTATATAATCAACTTCAAGAAGCGCGTGATCCAGTTCATGCAGAAGTGGGTCATGGCCGTGCGCCACGCCGCCTTCGAGGAGCCCAGCGTCTGCGACTTCATCGAGGACCTGGCCGCCGAGGTAGAGGCCGACCCCGACCTGAACGAGGAGACCAGCATAGTGCACAACGTGCTCACCCAGATGGCGCGCTACCAGGAGGACCGCAACCAGAACGCCGGCCAGAAGTGGAAGCTGCCGCCCAACGGACAGCCCATCTGCCTCTTCAGCGGCAATGCGACGCCGGCCAAGACGGTCATTCGGCCAGACGATGACA tcATATTCCGCGTCTATTGTGCCGACCACACCTACTGTACCCTGCGATTCCCCATGCACACCACGGCGGAGCTTATTAAGGCGTGCGCCGCCGACAAGTTGCAGCTAAACCGGGGTCCCGAGGACCTCGTCCTCGTCGAAGTCAAGTCGAACGGAGAGCGCTCCGTGTTCAAGGACAACGATGTCAGCATACCGACGGGCCTGTCGCTCAACGGCCGCTTATTTGTCTCCGTCAAGGATCACCTAGATGCCTTG ACCCAGCTGCAGGAGCAGGAATGCCCCACTGAGGGCGTGGACATCGATCTGGAGATACTGAGCACCAAGGAGCTGGCCTACCACATCACCCTCTTCGAGTGGGACCTCTTCTGGGCCGTCCATGAATACGAGTTGCTCTACCACACCTTCGGGCGTCATCACTTTGGCAAG ATCACTGCCAACTTGGATGTCTTCCTGCGACGCTTCAACGAGGTTCAGTACTGGATTGTCACCGAACTGGTATCGACGCCCAGCCTGAGTAAACGTGTGGGTCTGGTCCGGAAGTTTATCAAGCTGGCCGCCTA CTGCAAGGAGTACCAGAATCTGAACGCCTTCTTCGCCGTGGTAATGGGCCTCTCAAACATGGCGGTGTCCCGGCTGCAACAGACCTGGGAGAAGATCCCCTCGAAGTTCCGGAAGATCTTCCAGGAGTTCGAGGCCCTTATCGACCCCAGTCGCAACCACAGGGCGTACCGCGTGTTTGTGGGCAAGTTGCAGCCGCCGCTGATTCCGTTCATGCCGCTGCTGCTCAAGGACATGACCTTCGCCCACGAGGGCAACAAGACCAGCCTGGACGGCCTGGTGAACTTCGAGAAGATGCACATGATGGCCCAGACGATGCGCACCATCCGCTTCTGTCGCTCCAGGAGTCTGG GTCTGGAGCCGCCGTCGCCGAAGAGCGAGGGCGAGGTGAGGACGTACATCAGCAGCTTCCGCGTCATCGACAACCAGCGGGTGCTCACCGCCATGTCCCAGAAGGTGGAGCCCACCCGGAAGCTCTAA
- the LOC108061931 gene encoding CDGSH iron-sulfur domain-containing protein 3, mitochondrial, with protein MSIILKRNFRASWMLKACYSSSAQSGDSAKAKTIPKNLLEDKQTAVLQKENGAIFDKRPFKIHLDKDKTYSWCLCGKSKSQPLCDGMHKNEFLKIKQRPIRFKVEKSGDYWLCNCKQTTHRPFCDGTHKQPHIQTAVK; from the exons ATGTCAATAATATTAAAGCGCAATTTCCGGGCGTCCTGGATGCTAAAG GCTTGCTACAGTTCCAGCGCACAATCGGGGGATTCggccaaagccaaaacaatACCCAAAAACCTGCTCGAGGACAAGCAAACTGCTGTTCTGCAAAAGGAAAACGGTGCCATCTTCGACAAGAGACCCTTCAAGATCCACCTGGACAAAG ATAAAACCTACAGCTGGTGCCTATGCGGCAAGTCGAAATCTCAGCCCCTGTGCGATGGGATGCACAAGAACGAGTTCCTCAAGATCAAGCAGAG GCCCATCCGCTTCAAGGTGGAAAAGTCGGGCGACTACTGGCTGTGCAACTGCAAACAGACCACCCACAGACCCTTCTGCGACGGCACCCACAAGCAGCCGCACATCCAGACTGCCGTTAAATAG
- the Epac gene encoding rap guanine nucleotide exchange factor 4 isoform X2, translated as MSAGRQRWSAQIVAGDDPASSSASVLLLRYRRHSGGGEGEGKAKGEEQVAATVGATKATAGATSAAVKRRRRLERGQMTRPQSTAFEMSNKNKELMNDIFTNCKLKNGFGPSVQTAAAATSPTKRPLSPDHPNPALPITETPSPAMNRMGWALRTLLVADNSSCLKDRKVSGKLIRKCAPGTELVDWLVNLAPIVHTRAQAAGMWQALVEEGVLAHVNKEQPFKDKCFLYRFRLDEEGGTAAAGVPQAEDLGAANEHIREALSALFQRGPDATLRMILRKPSHERTSEELELVFEELVHIAALSHLSTSIKRELSSIFVFEAHAQAGTILFNQGDEGRSWYILLKGSVDVVIHGKGTVATLKTGDDFGKLALINDAPRAATIVLKENNCHLLRVDKEHFNRILRDVEANTLRLQEHGKDVLVLERVAKQRGQHSAFKYTVMSGTPAKMLEHLLETRLGQSVGGMDPFLDDFLLTHIVFMPVVQLVDELANYFHCDAHEDAQTPEDREYIINFKKRVIQFMQKWVMAVRHAAFEEPSVCDFIEDLAAEVEADPDLNEETSIVHNVLTQMARYQEDRNQNAGQKWKLPPNGQPICLFSGNATPAKTVIRPDDDIIFRVYCADHTYCTLRFPMHTTAELIKACAADKLQLNRGPEDLVLVEVKSNGERSVFKDNDVSIPTGLSLNGRLFVSVKDHLDALTQLQEQECPTEGVDIDLEILSTKELAYHITLFEWDLFWAVHEYELLYHTFGRHHFGKITANLDVFLRRFNEVQYWIVTELVSTPSLSKRVGLVRKFIKLAAYCKEYQNLNAFFAVVMGLSNMAVSRLQQTWEKIPSKFRKIFQEFEALIDPSRNHRAYRVFVGKLQPPLIPFMPLLLKDMTFAHEGNKTSLDGLVNFEKMHMMAQTMRTIRFCRSRSLGLEPPSPKSEGEVRTYISSFRVIDNQRVLTAMSQKVEPTRKL; from the exons ATGTCAGCTGGCCGCCAGCGGTGGTCCGCCCAGATTGTGGCCGGCGATGACccagcctcctcctccgctaGCGTCCTTCTGCTGCGCTACCGACGTCACAGCGGAGGCGGAGAAGGGGAGGGGAAGGCCAAGGGGGAGGAGCAGGTGGCGGCCACAGTAGGAGCCACCAAGGCCACAGCTGGCGCCACTTCCGCCGCCGTCAAGCGGCGAAGGCGACTGGAACGTGGGCAGATGACGCGTCCGCAGTCGACGGCATTTGAAATGAGCAAC AAAAACAAGGAGTTGATGAATGACATATTCACCAATTGCAAATTAAAGAACG GTTTTGGACCAAGTGTGCAGACAGCAGCGGCGGCCACATCGCCCACAAAAAGACCCCTCAGTCCCGACCATCCGAACCCAGCGCTGCCCATTACTgag aCGCCGAGTCCTGCTATGAACCGCATGGGCTGGGCCCTAAGAACTCTACTCGTCGCCGACAATTCGAGCTGTCTGAAGGATCGCAAG GTCTCTGGAAAGCTAATCCGCAAGTGCGCCCCTGGCACCGAGCTCGTCGACTGGCTGGTCAACCTAGCGCCCATCGTCCACACCCGCGCCCAAGCGGCTGGCATGTGGCAGGCTCTCGTCGAGGAAGGAGTTCTCGCACACG TTAACAAGGAGCAGCCCTTCAAGGACAAGTGCTTTCTGTACCGCTTTCGCCTCGACGAGGAAGGCGGGACGGCGGCAGCGGGCGTGCCCCAGGCGGAGGATCTCGGAGCGGCCAACGAACACATCCGCGAGGCTCTGAGCGCTCTTTTCCAGCGCGGACCGGACGCCACGCTGCGTATGATATTGCGCAAACC CTCGCACGAACGGACATcggaggagctggagctggTTTTCGAGGAACTGGTCCACATTGCCGCACTCTCCCACTTATCGACCAGCATCAAGCGGGAGCTGTCGTCGATTTTCGTGTTCGAGGCTCATGCCCAGGCGGGCACTATAT TATTCAATCAAGGCGACGAAGGACGCTCCTGGTACATCTTACTCAAGGGATCTGTGGACGTTGTGATACACGGCAAGGGAACCGTTGCCACTCTGAAGACTGGGGACGATTTCGGGAAGCTGGCCTTGATAAACGACGCACCCAG AGCTGCTACCATCGTACTCAAGGAGAACAATTGCCACTTGCTGCGCGTGGACAAGGAACACTTCAACCGGATACTCCGCGATGTGGAGGCCAATACCCTGAGATTGCAGGAGCACGGCAAGGATGTTTTAGTGCTCGAGCGCGTGGCCAAGCAACGTGGACAGCATTCGGCATTCAA ATACACGGTTATGTCGGGCACCCCGGCCAAGATGCTGGAGCACCTGCTGGAGACGCGACTGGGCCAGTCGGTGGGCGGAATGGACCCCTTTCTGGACGACTTTCTGCTCACGCACATTGTATTCATGCCCGTCGTGCAGCTGGTTGATGAATTGGCCAATTA CTTCCATTGCGATGCCCATGAGGACGCCCAGACACCCGAGGATCGTGAGTATATAATCAACTTCAAGAAGCGCGTGATCCAGTTCATGCAGAAGTGGGTCATGGCCGTGCGCCACGCCGCCTTCGAGGAGCCCAGCGTCTGCGACTTCATCGAGGACCTGGCCGCCGAGGTAGAGGCCGACCCCGACCTGAACGAGGAGACCAGCATAGTGCACAACGTGCTCACCCAGATGGCGCGCTACCAGGAGGACCGCAACCAGAACGCCGGCCAGAAGTGGAAGCTGCCGCCCAACGGACAGCCCATCTGCCTCTTCAGCGGCAATGCGACGCCGGCCAAGACGGTCATTCGGCCAGACGATGACA tcATATTCCGCGTCTATTGTGCCGACCACACCTACTGTACCCTGCGATTCCCCATGCACACCACGGCGGAGCTTATTAAGGCGTGCGCCGCCGACAAGTTGCAGCTAAACCGGGGTCCCGAGGACCTCGTCCTCGTCGAAGTCAAGTCGAACGGAGAGCGCTCCGTGTTCAAGGACAACGATGTCAGCATACCGACGGGCCTGTCGCTCAACGGCCGCTTATTTGTCTCCGTCAAGGATCACCTAGATGCCTTG ACCCAGCTGCAGGAGCAGGAATGCCCCACTGAGGGCGTGGACATCGATCTGGAGATACTGAGCACCAAGGAGCTGGCCTACCACATCACCCTCTTCGAGTGGGACCTCTTCTGGGCCGTCCATGAATACGAGTTGCTCTACCACACCTTCGGGCGTCATCACTTTGGCAAG ATCACTGCCAACTTGGATGTCTTCCTGCGACGCTTCAACGAGGTTCAGTACTGGATTGTCACCGAACTGGTATCGACGCCCAGCCTGAGTAAACGTGTGGGTCTGGTCCGGAAGTTTATCAAGCTGGCCGCCTA CTGCAAGGAGTACCAGAATCTGAACGCCTTCTTCGCCGTGGTAATGGGCCTCTCAAACATGGCGGTGTCCCGGCTGCAACAGACCTGGGAGAAGATCCCCTCGAAGTTCCGGAAGATCTTCCAGGAGTTCGAGGCCCTTATCGACCCCAGTCGCAACCACAGGGCGTACCGCGTGTTTGTGGGCAAGTTGCAGCCGCCGCTGATTCCGTTCATGCCGCTGCTGCTCAAGGACATGACCTTCGCCCACGAGGGCAACAAGACCAGCCTGGACGGCCTGGTGAACTTCGAGAAGATGCACATGATGGCCCAGACGATGCGCACCATCCGCTTCTGTCGCTCCAGGAGTCTGG GTCTGGAGCCGCCGTCGCCGAAGAGCGAGGGCGAGGTGAGGACGTACATCAGCAGCTTCCGCGTCATCGACAACCAGCGGGTGCTCACCGCCATGTCCCAGAAGGTGGAGCCCACCCGGAAGCTCTAA